In Leptodesmis sichuanensis A121, the following are encoded in one genomic region:
- a CDS encoding DUF2358 domain-containing protein: MRSHLSPNQPLATQIEAAIQTLKQELPSLFAKDLSYDIYSSDIYFRDPVNTFKGKFNYRIIFWTLRFHGRLFFTDLAFDLHDVYPVGDTSIRADWTVRGTLRLPWKPDLLFNGYSLYQFNSEGLIYEHIDTWDRSPGEILKQFWPN; encoded by the coding sequence ATGCGATCGCACCTCTCGCCCAATCAACCTCTTGCTACCCAGATTGAGGCCGCTATTCAAACGCTTAAGCAGGAACTCCCCAGCCTGTTTGCAAAAGACTTGTCCTACGACATTTACAGTTCCGACATCTACTTCCGCGATCCGGTCAACACCTTTAAGGGCAAATTCAACTACCGAATTATCTTCTGGACACTGCGCTTTCACGGGCGCTTATTTTTTACTGACCTGGCCTTTGATCTGCACGACGTTTATCCCGTTGGTGACACCAGCATTCGAGCCGATTGGACGGTGCGAGGAACCCTGCGCTTGCCCTGGAAACCTGACCTCCTATTCAATGGCTACTCCCTGTATCAGTTTAATTCCGAGGGCCTGATTTACGAGCACATTGATACCTGGGATCGCTCTCCGGGTGAAATTTTGAAACAGTTCTGGCCGAACTGA
- a CDS encoding metallophosphoesterase family protein, producing MSVECRFAIISDPHITLPHTVWDHPSRVHLVEVSIPALETVLERLSALDLDFLLLPGDLTQHGEPENHAWLAKRLAQLPYPAYVIPGNHDVPCLEANAQSIGLADFPYFYQAFGYENPEQLYYTCLLKPGLRLIALNSNTFTDEGKQIGWLDDRQLIWLQAVLTEFPTDLKLVMIHHNVVEHLPDQARHVMGRRYMLGNAPTLVSLLQAAGIHLVFTGHLHAQDVACHQGVYDITTGSLISYPHPYRILHLQAAEEGQYRLQIQSERVEAVPGWDALQQTSRDWLGLRSPSFMLQLLTQPPLNLSLAQAEPLVPSLRNFWADVAHGDRIFDFPHFPPAVRQFFNRCSAIDETGQPRLIDNNTTLVLKK from the coding sequence ATGAGTGTAGAGTGCCGCTTTGCCATCATCAGCGATCCTCACATCACGCTGCCCCACACTGTTTGGGATCATCCCAGTCGGGTGCATCTGGTAGAGGTCAGTATTCCTGCACTGGAGACGGTGCTGGAACGACTGAGTGCACTTGACCTGGATTTTTTACTATTACCAGGGGATTTAACTCAACATGGAGAACCGGAAAACCACGCCTGGTTAGCCAAACGACTGGCTCAGCTTCCCTACCCGGCGTATGTCATTCCTGGCAATCATGATGTTCCCTGCTTAGAAGCCAATGCTCAATCCATTGGGCTGGCGGACTTTCCCTACTTTTATCAGGCGTTTGGCTATGAAAATCCAGAGCAGTTGTATTACACCTGCCTGTTGAAACCGGGACTGCGATTGATTGCCCTCAATTCCAATACCTTCACAGATGAGGGAAAGCAGATCGGCTGGCTGGACGATCGCCAACTGATCTGGCTGCAAGCTGTTCTGACCGAGTTTCCAACTGACCTGAAACTGGTGATGATTCACCACAACGTTGTGGAGCACTTGCCTGACCAGGCCCGTCATGTCATGGGACGGCGATATATGCTGGGAAACGCACCCACTCTCGTCTCTCTGTTGCAGGCAGCAGGCATCCATCTGGTCTTCACGGGACACTTACACGCTCAAGATGTGGCCTGTCATCAGGGGGTATATGACATTACGACCGGATCTTTAATCAGCTATCCCCATCCCTACCGCATCCTGCATTTGCAGGCGGCTGAGGAAGGCCAGTACCGCTTACAAATTCAATCCGAACGGGTGGAGGCGGTGCCAGGGTGGGATGCCCTACAGCAAACCTCGCGAGATTGGCTGGGATTGCGATCGCCCTCCTTCATGCTGCAATTGCTTACCCAACCGCCCTTAAATCTGTCTCTGGCTCAGGCCGAACCCCTGGTACCTAGCCTGCGGAACTTCTGGGCCGATGTCGCTCACGGCGATCGCATTTTTGACTTCCCTCACTTTCCCCCCGCCGTTCGCCAGTTCTTCAACCGCTGCAGCGCGATCGACGAAACCGGCCAACCAAGGTTAATTGACAACAACACAACGTTAGTTTTGAAGAAGTAG
- a CDS encoding nitrate ABC transporter ATP-binding protein (This model describes the ATP binding subunits of ATP-binding cassette (ABC) transporters for nitrate transport, or for bicarbonate transport, in bacteria and archaea.), with translation MVQQTYPVPRSDIGSAQVPEPLDQLQTPSYRSHAPTTQSMTQTLTTPQTTPVAEAKSGFLEIDNVSKVYTTPQGDSTVLEGVNLSVREGEFICVIGHSGCGKTTLLNMVSGFAHPTSGEVRLNGERISRPGPDRMVVFQNYSLLPWKTAFENIYIAVNAVYPEKSRQEKTEIVQEHLAMVGLEEAAHKKPGQLSGGMKQRVSIARALSICPEVLILDEPFGALDAITREELQDELLKIWEEHRATVMMITHDIDEALFLADRIVMMTNGPAATIGEIMDVPFPHPRDRSQMMENPKYYTLRNRALDFLFGRYALTDAD, from the coding sequence ATGGTGCAACAAACCTATCCTGTGCCACGTTCCGACATCGGTTCTGCCCAAGTACCAGAACCACTTGACCAACTTCAAACGCCCTCCTACCGATCGCACGCTCCTACAACCCAATCCATGACGCAAACTCTCACCACTCCCCAAACCACACCTGTTGCAGAAGCCAAATCCGGCTTTCTCGAAATTGATAATGTCTCCAAGGTCTACACCACTCCTCAAGGCGACTCCACTGTCTTGGAGGGCGTGAATTTATCTGTCAGAGAAGGTGAATTTATTTGTGTGATTGGTCACTCCGGTTGTGGCAAAACCACCTTGCTCAACATGGTGTCTGGGTTTGCTCATCCGACCAGTGGTGAAGTCCGGCTGAATGGAGAACGCATCAGTCGCCCCGGCCCCGATCGCATGGTGGTATTCCAAAACTATTCCCTGCTGCCCTGGAAGACTGCCTTTGAGAATATTTACATTGCTGTGAATGCCGTCTATCCCGAAAAATCCAGGCAAGAGAAGACCGAGATTGTGCAGGAACATCTGGCCATGGTGGGCTTGGAAGAAGCGGCTCACAAAAAGCCCGGCCAACTCTCTGGCGGCATGAAGCAACGAGTGTCAATCGCCCGGGCGCTCTCCATCTGTCCCGAAGTGTTGATTCTCGACGAACCCTTTGGAGCACTGGATGCCATTACCCGCGAAGAGTTGCAGGATGAGTTGCTGAAGATTTGGGAAGAGCATCGGGCCACGGTCATGATGATTACCCATGACATCGATGAAGCCCTGTTTCTGGCCGATCGCATCGTGATGATGACCAATGGTCCCGCTGCGACGATTGGCGAAATTATGGACGTGCCCTTTCCCCATCCCCGCGATCGTAGCCAGATGATGGAAAACCCCAAATACTATACCCTCCGTAACCGTGCCCTGGACTTTCTCTTTGGTCGCTATGCCTTGACTGATGCCGACTAG
- a CDS encoding FIST signal transduction protein — MAVPIGTPAQWVSALSTRPSLEAAIAEVVQQTQAALQTPANLGLVFISSAFASEYSRLMPLLKEQLPDIPLIGCGGAGVVGMNAYQLIREIEGEPALSLTLASLPGVNVRPFHLSADELPDLDSPPNTWVDLIGVSPAEQPQFILLADPGFGRLNDLLQGLDFAYAGSTKVGGLASGSMTAHGGGLFCNYRIHREGMVGLALSGNIVLDAIVAQGCRPIGEPYLVTEGERNILLALEEHPSSTTASPGGSAVVSQKRPPLEVLQELIQSLSEEDRALAQHSLFIGIAQSEFKQTLEQGDFLIRQLIGVDPRVGAIAIGDRIRPGQRIQFHLRDSKASAEDLETLLRRYQQTSGPEKGTAIGALMFSCTGRGEGLYGEADFDSHLFSHFFPNIPLSGFFCAGEIGPVVGSTYMHGFTSVFGIFRQM; from the coding sequence ATGGCAGTACCGATAGGAACCCCAGCCCAATGGGTCAGTGCCTTATCCACCCGCCCTTCCCTGGAAGCCGCGATCGCAGAAGTCGTGCAGCAAACGCAGGCCGCATTGCAGACTCCGGCCAATCTGGGATTGGTGTTTATCTCCTCGGCCTTTGCCAGTGAATATTCCCGCCTCATGCCGCTGCTGAAAGAGCAGTTGCCCGATATTCCCCTGATTGGCTGTGGGGGCGCGGGTGTAGTTGGGATGAATGCCTACCAACTAATTCGCGAAATTGAAGGAGAACCTGCCCTTTCCCTGACCCTGGCCAGTCTTCCCGGTGTTAATGTTCGTCCTTTTCATCTGTCCGCCGATGAATTACCCGATCTGGATAGTCCGCCCAATACCTGGGTGGATTTGATTGGTGTCTCTCCGGCAGAACAACCCCAATTTATTTTGCTGGCCGATCCTGGATTTGGCCGCTTAAATGACCTATTGCAAGGGTTGGATTTTGCCTATGCTGGGTCAACCAAGGTGGGTGGACTAGCCAGTGGCAGTATGACGGCTCACGGGGGTGGTCTGTTTTGTAACTACCGCATCCATCGTGAAGGGATGGTGGGACTGGCCCTCAGCGGCAATATTGTGCTAGATGCGATCGTCGCTCAGGGATGCCGACCAATTGGCGAACCTTATCTCGTGACGGAAGGCGAACGGAATATCTTATTGGCTCTGGAAGAACATCCCAGTTCAACCACTGCTTCTCCAGGTGGGAGTGCCGTTGTGTCCCAAAAACGTCCTCCTTTAGAAGTGCTTCAGGAGTTGATTCAAAGCTTAAGTGAGGAAGATCGAGCTTTGGCCCAACACTCCCTGTTTATTGGCATCGCTCAAAGTGAATTCAAGCAAACTCTGGAACAAGGGGATTTCCTGATTCGGCAACTGATTGGCGTAGATCCCAGAGTGGGCGCGATCGCCATTGGCGATCGGATTCGTCCCGGTCAGCGCATCCAGTTCCACCTACGAGACTCCAAAGCCTCTGCAGAAGATTTAGAAACACTGCTCCGCCGTTATCAGCAAACCAGCGGCCCAGAAAAAGGTACCGCCATTGGAGCCTTGATGTTTTCTTGCACAGGTCGGGGCGAGGGACTATACGGAGAAGCCGATTTCGATTCCCACCTCTTCAGCCACTTCTTCCCCAATATTCCCTTGAGCGGCTTCTTCTGCGCTGGCGAAATCGGCCCCGTTGTGGGTAGTACCTATATGCATGGATTCACGTCGGTGTTTGGAATTTTCCGACAAATGTGA
- a CDS encoding DUF1636 domain-containing protein, with protein sequence MAQDTLFICILCRASHTEEVQASLSEGQSLFDRLQTGLETSDEKHHIRLQPVRCMGACDRACTAAFIAPNKLTFILSQLSPIDSVPDLLEFSCQYIATSDGKVPYKDRPATIKQKIHAVLPPLPSQS encoded by the coding sequence ATGGCACAAGATACGCTATTCATCTGTATTCTCTGTCGAGCTTCCCATACGGAAGAAGTACAGGCAAGTTTGAGTGAAGGACAATCCCTGTTTGATCGACTTCAAACTGGGTTGGAAACCAGTGATGAAAAGCATCATATCCGGCTTCAACCGGTTCGCTGTATGGGTGCTTGCGATCGTGCCTGTACAGCCGCATTTATAGCTCCCAACAAACTTACCTTTATCTTGAGTCAACTCTCTCCTATCGATTCAGTTCCCGATTTGCTCGAATTTAGCTGTCAATACATCGCTACGTCAGATGGCAAAGTCCCTTACAAAGATCGTCCTGCAACCATCAAGCAAAAAATTCATGCAGTTCTGCCACCCTTGCCGAGCCAATCTTAA
- a CDS encoding molybdopterin oxidoreductase family protein: protein MTTCDSTKTLCPYCGVGCGLEVSPQPQAGASGAGTNPGWKVRGDRTHPSSQGMVCVKGATVAEALDRDRLLYPMLRESLDEEFRRVTWEEALEAIVHRFQTVLATQGADAVCMYGSGQMQTEDYYVAQKFLKGCLGTNNFDSNSRLCMSSAVAGYVQSLGADGPPCCYEDLELTDCAFLIGTNAAECHPIAYNRLQKHHKKHPQMRMIVVDPRRTPTAEAADLHLAIQPGTDIDLLNGMAYLLMQWGYIESDFVEHHTSNFESFAEVIRHYSPPVVVDRCGITVAELEQAARWWGESRRVLSLWSMGVNQSSEGTAKVCSIINLHLLTGQIGKPGTGPFSLTGQPNAMGGREVGGLCNLLPGYRHVKFAEHRAEVEQFWNLPAGRISPHWGRTAWDMITGLETGDVGVLWIVATNPAVSLPDLERVKAALQRSPFTICQDAYYPTETAHYAHLLLPAAQWGEKTGTMTNSERVVTLCSAFRTPPGAARPDWEIIAEVARRLGFTDHFPFTTPAEVFAEYVQLTQNRPCDMSGLSHDRLHHLGPLQWPYPSNPQSLIPHPQPPKRLYTDLQFPTPDRRARFIPCHSRGLAEPPNPDYPFVLTTGRLYGHWHTQTRTGRIEKIQKMHPHPFLEIHPRDAQKLGLQENDWVEVRSPRGTARFPITLTRMIAPGTVFVPLHWGELWANQAEANALTHPHACPDSKQPELKACAVQLVPLKVQQSLQNRNEDLRLLSNR from the coding sequence ATGACGACCTGCGATTCAACGAAAACTCTCTGTCCCTACTGCGGGGTTGGCTGTGGCCTGGAAGTAAGTCCACAACCCCAGGCGGGGGCATCAGGGGCTGGAACTAACCCAGGATGGAAAGTGCGGGGCGATCGTACCCATCCCTCCAGTCAGGGCATGGTGTGTGTGAAAGGAGCCACCGTGGCCGAAGCGCTGGATCGCGATCGCCTGTTATATCCCATGTTGCGCGAGTCTCTGGATGAGGAATTTCGGCGCGTTACCTGGGAGGAAGCCCTGGAGGCGATCGTCCACCGTTTCCAGACCGTTTTAGCCACTCAGGGAGCCGATGCCGTGTGTATGTACGGCTCCGGGCAAATGCAAACAGAAGATTATTATGTGGCTCAGAAATTTCTCAAAGGCTGTTTGGGCACCAATAATTTTGACTCCAACTCTCGCCTCTGTATGTCGTCCGCCGTTGCAGGCTATGTGCAAAGTTTGGGAGCGGACGGCCCACCCTGTTGCTATGAGGATCTGGAGTTAACCGATTGTGCCTTTCTGATTGGCACCAATGCGGCAGAATGTCACCCGATCGCCTACAACCGCCTGCAGAAACACCATAAGAAGCATCCCCAGATGCGGATGATTGTGGTCGATCCCCGCCGAACCCCAACCGCTGAAGCTGCGGATCTCCATCTCGCCATTCAACCGGGAACTGATATTGATCTGCTGAATGGGATGGCTTATCTCCTGATGCAGTGGGGGTATATCGAGTCTGATTTTGTCGAGCATCACACCAGTAATTTTGAATCCTTTGCCGAGGTAATTCGCCATTACTCTCCCCCTGTGGTGGTCGATCGCTGTGGCATCACCGTGGCTGAATTGGAGCAGGCCGCTCGCTGGTGGGGAGAATCCAGGCGGGTGCTGTCCCTCTGGTCGATGGGTGTGAATCAATCCAGTGAAGGCACGGCCAAGGTTTGTAGCATCATTAACCTACATCTGCTGACCGGACAAATCGGCAAACCGGGAACTGGCCCCTTTTCCCTGACTGGCCAACCGAATGCCATGGGAGGGCGGGAAGTGGGTGGTTTGTGTAACCTCTTGCCGGGCTACCGTCACGTCAAATTTGCCGAGCACCGCGCCGAGGTAGAGCAGTTCTGGAACTTGCCTGCGGGACGAATTTCCCCCCATTGGGGCCGGACAGCCTGGGACATGATCACCGGCTTAGAAACCGGAGATGTCGGGGTGTTGTGGATCGTGGCGACCAATCCCGCTGTCAGTTTGCCAGATTTAGAGCGAGTCAAAGCCGCGTTGCAGCGATCGCCCTTCACCATTTGCCAGGATGCCTACTACCCGACTGAAACCGCCCACTATGCCCACCTCCTACTACCTGCCGCGCAATGGGGTGAAAAAACGGGCACCATGACTAACTCCGAGCGTGTCGTCACCCTCTGTTCCGCCTTTCGCACACCTCCTGGAGCAGCTCGCCCTGATTGGGAAATCATCGCCGAAGTCGCCCGTCGTTTAGGCTTCACCGATCACTTTCCCTTCACCACCCCCGCCGAAGTCTTCGCCGAATACGTCCAACTCACCCAAAACCGCCCCTGCGATATGTCCGGCCTCAGCCACGATCGCCTCCACCACCTCGGCCCCCTCCAATGGCCCTACCCCTCCAATCCCCAATCCCTAATTCCTCATCCCCAACCCCCCAAACGCCTTTACACCGACCTCCAATTCCCCACTCCCGATCGCCGCGCCCGCTTCATTCCCTGTCATTCCCGTGGTCTTGCCGAACCCCCCAACCCCGACTATCCCTTCGTCCTTACCACTGGGCGCTTATACGGCCACTGGCATACTCAAACCCGGACGGGACGGATTGAAAAAATTCAGAAGATGCACCCCCACCCCTTCCTGGAAATCCATCCCCGTGATGCCCAGAAATTGGGCCTGCAAGAAAATGATTGGGTGGAAGTGCGATCGCCACGCGGCACAGCCCGCTTCCCCATCACTCTGACCCGCATGATTGCTCCGGGCACCGTCTTTGTTCCCCTGCACTGGGGCGAGTTGTGGGCAAACCAGGCCGAGGCTAACGCATTGACCCATCCCCATGCCTGTCCCGATTCCAAACAACCCGAACTGAAAGCCTGTGCGGTTCAACTGGTTCCCCTGAAGGTGCAGCAGTCCTTACAAAACAGGAACGAAGATCTGCGACTTTTAAGCAACCGCTAG
- the trmB gene encoding tRNA (guanosine(46)-N7)-methyltransferase TrmB, which produces MSLVRVREHVNPLSKKYQVAIEPPDWAKIYADGDRPLHLDIGCGRGKFLLQMAQIQPEWNFLGLEIREPLVEQAQEWRTELGLTNLHYLFCNANNSLRPLLNSLPPGHLKAVSIQFPDPWFKRRHQKRRVVQPELVTDLAEFLVPGGTVFLQSDVEEVAVDMRDRFLENPSFTPQSSDWLPTNPLPVQTERERLVLSYGDPVYRIVFERKHEDVLCIQ; this is translated from the coding sequence GTGTCACTGGTGCGGGTGCGAGAGCATGTTAATCCGCTGAGTAAGAAGTATCAGGTTGCCATTGAGCCTCCTGATTGGGCCAAGATTTATGCGGATGGCGATCGCCCCCTGCACCTGGATATCGGTTGTGGTCGGGGGAAATTTCTGCTGCAAATGGCTCAGATCCAACCAGAGTGGAATTTTCTGGGACTGGAAATTCGCGAACCGTTAGTAGAACAGGCTCAGGAGTGGCGAACTGAACTTGGCCTGACCAATTTGCATTATCTGTTCTGCAATGCCAATAATTCTCTCCGGCCCTTGCTGAATTCCTTACCACCAGGACATCTAAAGGCCGTTTCCATCCAATTTCCCGACCCCTGGTTCAAACGGCGACACCAGAAACGGCGGGTCGTGCAACCTGAGCTAGTCACAGATCTAGCCGAATTCTTAGTCCCTGGTGGCACCGTTTTTCTGCAATCTGATGTGGAAGAGGTGGCTGTGGATATGCGCGATCGCTTCCTGGAAAACCCATCCTTCACGCCCCAATCCTCCGACTGGCTACCGACCAATCCTCTCCCTGTACAAACCGAACGGGAACGACTGGTTCTCTCCTATGGCGATCCCGTGTATCGGATTGTGTTTGAAAGAAAACATGAAGATGTACTGTGTATCCAATAG
- a CDS encoding DUF3177 family protein, with the protein MQSPPWLPSLVWTDYRLALLFTVICPLALLIWAFVEKSEAVQHLLFIYWRVASLIAIALYLMIGAVPVGFFAGWFARILIPISLWFWVDLNEEIAELPQKRLGLAVRAWRWAISAYCLVSAIALAPALRCAFLPSKEMVDQSFCRVWLDAPWLFREFFSAGMKPYTLGLLASLALGVYVVYLAYFVFVRLGKQGRSATGL; encoded by the coding sequence ATGCAAAGCCCTCCCTGGCTCCCTTCCCTTGTCTGGACTGATTATCGATTGGCGCTGTTATTCACCGTGATCTGTCCGCTGGCTCTCTTGATCTGGGCCTTTGTAGAAAAATCAGAAGCGGTACAGCATTTGCTATTCATCTATTGGCGAGTGGCCAGTTTGATCGCGATCGCCCTCTATCTGATGATTGGCGCAGTTCCAGTGGGCTTTTTTGCCGGATGGTTTGCCCGAATTTTGATCCCCATTTCCCTCTGGTTTTGGGTGGATTTGAATGAGGAGATTGCCGAGTTGCCTCAGAAGCGGCTGGGTTTGGCTGTTAGAGCCTGGCGCTGGGCGATCAGTGCATACTGCCTTGTGAGCGCGATCGCTCTGGCTCCAGCACTGCGCTGTGCATTTCTGCCTTCTAAAGAAATGGTGGATCAGTCCTTCTGCCGGGTCTGGCTGGATGCTCCCTGGCTCTTCCGGGAATTCTTCAGCGCAGGCATGAAACCCTACACGTTGGGACTACTCGCTTCCCTGGCTTTGGGAGTTTATGTGGTCTATCTGGCCTACTTTGTCTTTGTCCGCCTGGGCAAGCAAGGCCGTTCTGCTACCGGACTATAG
- a CDS encoding DUF1830 domain-containing protein, whose translation MTSAFPPLPSNGSDRILCYYVNSTAQIQRARIANIPDWSFERVVFPRQRLMFEALPEGLLEIHTCSGEGEAVFCRVPCLRLQVQETHCSSSRIWGG comes from the coding sequence ATGACTTCCGCCTTTCCCCCCTTGCCGTCGAACGGGTCTGACCGGATTTTGTGTTACTACGTCAACTCCACGGCTCAGATTCAAAGAGCACGGATTGCCAACATTCCCGACTGGTCATTTGAGCGGGTAGTCTTTCCCCGTCAACGGCTGATGTTTGAAGCTCTACCAGAAGGATTGTTAGAAATCCACACCTGCTCCGGAGAGGGGGAAGCAGTATTTTGTCGCGTTCCCTGCCTGCGATTGCAAGTACAGGAAACCCATTGCAGCTCTTCTAGGATTTGGGGGGGATAG
- a CDS encoding ABC transporter ATP-binding/substrate-binding protein (This model describes the ATP binding subunits of ATP-binding cassette (ABC) transporters for nitrate transport, or for bicarbonate transport, in bacteria and archaea.) encodes MSFFLEVDHIDRIFELPNGGQYVALKNIELKIRQGEFVSLIGHSGCGKSTLLNIIAGLDRPTHGGVVLEGRQVTQPGPDRMVVFQNYSLLPWLTVEQNIHLAVNKVMGNLPKAERQAIVNHHIDLVGLRHAVHKKPKELSGGMKQRVAIARALAIRPKLLLLDEPFGALDALTRGNLQEQLMKICEESQITCVMVTHDVDEALLLSDRIVMLTNGPEAQIGQILEVPMPHPRHRLEVVNHPSYYALRNEMIYFLNQQKREKKRKTRQSVAIARHGLEKVNLEIGFVPLTDCAPLVVAQEKGFFAKHGLEQVHLSREPGWKPVLEGITSKRLDAAQMVAGMPLAMTLGFKGADPVPMTTAMVLSRNGNAITIDKEIYEKGGRSLAELADLIHQTPDDPHTLGIVHATSMHNLMLRYWLASGGVDPDRDVNLVVIPPAQMMANLQANNINGYCAGEPWNSRAVYEGAGMVLATDLDIWAGHPEKVLGVREDWANEHPQTHLALVKALIEACEYCDDYRNREEILELLCQPQYVGSAPEYTRPGFMDAYNRGTGEEPQELFRYNQFYVDCCNYPQPSESLWILTQLARWGITPFPKNWVEVLQRTHRLDVYREAVQQLGLPAIEPDRHTITFGDGGVFNPDDPIGYLNGFAIRQEIRIAEIILDSVAKVAA; translated from the coding sequence ATGTCTTTTTTCCTAGAAGTTGATCATATCGATCGCATTTTCGAGTTGCCGAATGGGGGGCAGTATGTTGCTCTCAAGAATATTGAGTTGAAGATCCGGCAGGGTGAGTTTGTTTCGCTGATTGGCCATTCCGGCTGTGGCAAGTCTACGTTGTTGAATATCATTGCTGGCCTGGATCGGCCTACTCATGGTGGGGTGGTGCTGGAAGGACGGCAGGTGACGCAACCAGGGCCAGACCGCATGGTGGTGTTTCAAAACTATTCCCTGTTGCCCTGGTTAACGGTAGAACAAAATATCCATCTGGCTGTCAACAAGGTGATGGGGAATCTGCCCAAAGCCGAGCGGCAGGCGATCGTCAATCATCACATCGATCTGGTGGGCTTGCGCCATGCCGTTCACAAGAAGCCAAAGGAGTTATCCGGTGGGATGAAACAGCGGGTGGCGATCGCCCGTGCCCTGGCAATCCGTCCCAAGTTGCTGCTGCTGGATGAACCGTTTGGGGCACTGGATGCTCTCACACGCGGTAATTTGCAGGAACAGTTGATGAAAATCTGCGAGGAAAGCCAGATTACCTGCGTGATGGTGACGCATGATGTGGATGAGGCGCTGTTACTGTCCGATCGCATCGTGATGCTGACCAACGGCCCGGAAGCGCAGATTGGTCAAATTCTGGAAGTACCGATGCCGCATCCGCGCCACCGTCTGGAAGTGGTGAATCATCCCAGTTACTATGCGTTACGAAATGAGATGATCTACTTCCTGAATCAACAGAAACGGGAGAAGAAGCGCAAAACTCGCCAGTCCGTGGCGATCGCTCGTCATGGGCTGGAAAAGGTTAACCTGGAAATCGGCTTTGTGCCGCTTACGGATTGTGCGCCGCTGGTGGTGGCTCAGGAGAAAGGCTTCTTTGCTAAACACGGTTTAGAGCAAGTACATTTGTCCCGCGAACCGGGCTGGAAGCCAGTCCTGGAGGGCATTACCTCAAAACGCCTGGATGCCGCGCAAATGGTGGCGGGAATGCCATTGGCGATGACGTTAGGCTTTAAGGGAGCCGATCCTGTACCGATGACCACGGCGATGGTGCTGAGTCGTAACGGTAATGCGATCACCATTGACAAGGAAATTTACGAAAAGGGCGGGCGATCGCTGGCTGAATTAGCCGATTTAATTCATCAAACTCCCGATGATCCCCATACGCTGGGCATCGTTCATGCTACGTCGATGCATAACCTGATGTTGCGTTACTGGCTGGCATCTGGGGGGGTGGATCCCGATCGGGATGTGAATCTGGTGGTTATTCCGCCCGCTCAGATGATGGCGAACCTCCAGGCCAACAACATCAATGGCTACTGTGCTGGAGAACCCTGGAACTCCCGTGCCGTTTATGAAGGGGCTGGCATGGTACTGGCAACGGATTTGGACATCTGGGCCGGACACCCCGAAAAGGTGCTGGGTGTGCGGGAAGATTGGGCCAATGAACATCCCCAAACCCATCTAGCTCTGGTTAAAGCGTTGATCGAAGCCTGCGAATATTGCGACGACTACCGCAACCGGGAAGAAATTCTGGAATTGCTTTGCCAGCCTCAATACGTCGGTTCGGCTCCGGAGTACACTCGTCCTGGCTTTATGGATGCCTACAACCGGGGTACAGGCGAAGAACCCCAGGAACTCTTCCGGTATAACCAGTTCTACGTGGATTGCTGCAACTATCCGCAGCCCAGTGAAAGCCTCTGGATTTTGACGCAACTAGCGCGTTGGGGCATTACACCGTTCCCGAAAAACTGGGTGGAAGTGCTGCAACGTACCCATCGCCTGGATGTGTATCGGGAAGCCGTTCAGCAACTGGGCCTGCCAGCGATCGAACCCGATCGCCACACGATCACCTTTGGCGATGGTGGGGTTTTCAATCCAGATGATCCGATCGGCTATCTTAACGGTTTCGCAATTCGCCAGGAGATTCGCATTGCCGAAATCATTCTGGATTCAGTGGCAAAGGTAGCCGCTTAG
- a CDS encoding Calvin cycle protein CP12, producing the protein MSDIQQKIDEELQQARAVCDVKGSTSPECAAAWDAVEELQAEASHQRQTKPKNSLEQYCDDNPEAVECRIYDD; encoded by the coding sequence ATGAGTGACATTCAGCAAAAAATTGATGAAGAGTTGCAACAGGCTCGTGCCGTTTGCGATGTAAAAGGTAGCACCTCTCCTGAGTGTGCAGCGGCCTGGGATGCCGTTGAGGAACTGCAGGCTGAAGCGTCTCATCAGCGGCAGACGAAGCCCAAAAATTCCCTGGAGCAATATTGCGACGATAATCCGGAAGCCGTTGAATGCCGGATTTATGACGACTAA